From Argopecten irradians isolate NY chromosome 12, Ai_NY, whole genome shotgun sequence, one genomic window encodes:
- the LOC138304924 gene encoding histone-lysine N-methyltransferase SETMAR-like — protein sequence MHSIDPLDWTEGLESIAIYSRDETLIKKMKTSKYVKANIPGPGSDMGDFETQILGCQCSYCPEACPCTNKYGKTYEDGKINLSLIDGKSMVPIFECNTRCKCPSDCQNRVIQNGITTKLEVFHSERKGLGLRTLENIDHGMFVCEYAGEIISFDEAKLRTKRQTEHDMNYIIVVREHHGKGVMATHMWTRPIGGNIGRYLNHSCCPNLAMVPVRVNTMVPKLCLFANRDIPSQTELNFDYGHSSSLSNTGNVELPDSTKPCHCGAYSCKGYLPYEPLLYQ from the exons ATGCATTCAATAGATCCACTCGACTGGACAGAAGGTTTGGAATCAATAGCTATATACAGTAGAGATGAAACATTGATAAAGAAGATGAAAACGAGCAAG tATGTGAAGGCTAACATTCCGGGTCCCGGTAGTGATATGGGAGATTTCGAGACGCAGATACTCGGCTGTCAATGTTCTTACTGTCCTGAAGCGTGTCCGTGCACCAACAAATATGGAAAGACTTACGAAGATGGGAAAATAAATCTGTCTCTGATCGACGGTAAAAGTATGGTGCCTATCTTTGAGTGTAATACTCGTTGTAAATGCCCATCAGATTGCCAAAATAGAGTAATTCAGAATGGAATTACCACCAAGCTAGAGGTTTTCCACTCTGAAAGAAAAGGACTTGGTTTGAGAACGTTGGAAAACATCGATCACGGAATGTTTGTGTGTGAATATGCCGGTGAGATTATATCCTTTGACGAGGCGAAACTGAGGACAAAACGACAGACAGAGCACGACATGAATTATATCATTGTTGTCAGGGAGCACCACGGGAAGGGTGTCATGGCAACACACATGTGGACCCGACCTATCGGGGGAAACATTGGACGTTATCTCAACCATTCATGTTGTCCTAACCTGGCTATGGTGCCAGTCCGGGTTAACACGATGGTACCAAAACTGTGTCTGTTCGCTAACAGAGACATTCCCTCTCAAACGGAACTGAACTTTGACTATGGACACAGCAGTTCTTTGTCTAACACGGGTAATGTGGAGCTGCCAGACTCCACTAAACCGTGTCATTGTGGAGCATACAGTTGTAAAGGTTATTTACCGTATGAACCGCTTCTATACCAATAA